The proteins below come from a single Rosa rugosa chromosome 2, drRosRugo1.1, whole genome shotgun sequence genomic window:
- the LOC133732811 gene encoding uncharacterized protein LOC133732811 isoform X1, with amino-acid sequence MSFTTTVTATRRPKRQYPPAPPVPKILHLPRRPRRRTPKSSVAAVHGKPAAPTSVEDKKGKLVALFDQERVFSKAGFPIVLLESEGRRERVSEGEEEDGGADVEVVEEEKWRFQAEMLRAECNLLRMEKEIVVKKMERIKVKMERTLNSAVHTLVSGRKKISEGRNVTMVLEEEIQQLVQKLEKLQRNLGARGMEVRKSSNFDKQAYLLQRRLEKFRVTSDEICVKEIQEMAEASLSIKTSYRGTENLVSSGKSNMVQVEILRRRMEGLSNGMLLKRMKEEYGSMLSTANNSVASSASSSKRIESTDLSSSLEKETHDENVCSGRCKAIVRRIVEQVRAETEQWSQMQEMLGQVREEMEELQASRDFWEDRALDSDYHIQSLSSSVQEWRQKAVSSESKARGLQEQVSSLHAELNSLRKCENTKVKKENCSPNPRDPQNEMEKRVLICHLKENHCTKEYSSKQREVLLESRKKPDSCTNRTPIAPHALKRSPFRDIGNSALSLRQHSKAVFPLHCPLPSKT; translated from the exons ATGTCTTTCACAACGACAGTAACAGCAACAAGGAGGCCAAAACGGCAGTACCCACCAGCCCCACCGGTCCCAAAGATCCTACATTTGCCACGTAGGCCTCGCCGGAGAACACCCAAGAGCAGCGTCGCCGCCGTTCATGGAAAACCAGCCGCGCCCACTTCGGTGGAGGACAAGAAGGGCAAGCTGGTGGCTCTGTTTGACCAAGAACGAGTTTTTTCAAAAGCTGGTTTTCCAATAGTGCTTTTGGAGAGtgaggggaggagagagagggttagtgagggggaggaggaggatggGGGTGCTGACGTGGAGGTGGTGGAAGAGGAGAAGTGGAGGTTTCAGGCGGAGATGTTGAGGGCAGAGTGCAATTTGCTGAGGATGGAGAAGGAGATTGTGGTTAAGAAGATGGAGAGGATCAAAGTTAAAATGGAAAGGACTCTTAATTCAGCTGTGCACACTCTTGTTTCT GGGAGAAAGAAGATTAGTGAAGGAAGGAATGTAACTATGGTATTGGAGGAAGAGATTCAGCAATTGGTTCAGAAACTAGAGAAGTTGCAAAGGAATCTAGGAGCTAGGGGCATGGAGGTTCGGAAGTCTAGTAACTTCGACAAACAAGCTTATCTTCTTCAAAGACGGTTAGAGAAGTTTAGAGTAACATCGGATGAGATATGCGTCAAGGAGATCCAGGAGATGGCAGAAGCAAGCTTATCAATCAAAACAAGCTATAGAGGAACTGAGAACTTAGTTTCAAGTGGCAAAAGCAAT ATGGTGCAGGTGGAGATTCTGAGAAGGAGAATGGAGGGGTTGTCAAATGGGATGCTATTAAAGAGGATGAAGGAGGAATATGGTTCAATGCTGTCTACAGCCAACAACTCTGTTGCCAGTTCTGCCTCCTCGTCCAAGAGAATCGAATCCACCGATTTGTCTTCTTCCTTG GAGAAAGAAACTCATGATGAGAACGTATGCTCAGGACGTTGCAAGGCCATTGTTCGAAGGATTGTAGAGCAAGTACGAGCTGAGACAGAGCAATGGTCTCAGATGCAGGAAATGCTTGGGCAGGTGAGGGAGGAGATGGAGGAATTGCAGGCCTCTCGAGACTTTTGGGAAGATCGAGCCCTAGACTCTGATTATCATATCCAATCCTTGAGCTCCTCT GTGCAAGAATGGAGGCAGAAAGCTGTTTCATCTGAAAGCAAAGCAAGGGGCTTGCAAGAACAAGTGTCATCACTCCATGCGGAGCTAAATAGCTTGAGGAAATGTGAAAACACAAAAGTAAAGAAGGAGAATTGCTCACCTAATCCCCGGGATCCGCAGAACGAAATGGAAAAACGGGTTTTGATTTGTCACTTGAAGGAAAACCATTGTACCAAAGAATACAGCAGCAAGCAAAGGGAGGTTTTACTTGAAAGTAGGAAAAAACCAGACTCATGCACCAACAGAACACCTATTGCTCCCCATGCTCTGAAAAGATCACCATTTCGAGATATTGGAAATTCCGCATTGTCATTGAGGCAACACAGCAAAGCAGTCTTCCCTTTACATTGTCCTCTACCTTCCAAGACTTAA
- the LOC133732811 gene encoding uncharacterized protein LOC133732811 isoform X2 produces MSFTTTVTATRRPKRQYPPAPPVPKILHLPRRPRRRTPKSSVAAVHGKPAAPTSVEDKKGKLVALFDQERVFSKAGFPIVLLESEGRRERVSEGEEEDGGADVEVVEEEKWRFQAEMLRAECNLLRMEKEIVVKKMERIKVKMERTLNSAVHTLVSGRKKISEGRNVTMVLEEEIQQLVQKLEKLQRNLGARGMEVRKSSNFDKQAYLLQRRLEKFRVTSDEICVKEIQEMAEASLSIKTSYRGTENLVSSGKSNVEILRRRMEGLSNGMLLKRMKEEYGSMLSTANNSVASSASSSKRIESTDLSSSLEKETHDENVCSGRCKAIVRRIVEQVRAETEQWSQMQEMLGQVREEMEELQASRDFWEDRALDSDYHIQSLSSSVQEWRQKAVSSESKARGLQEQVSSLHAELNSLRKCENTKVKKENCSPNPRDPQNEMEKRVLICHLKENHCTKEYSSKQREVLLESRKKPDSCTNRTPIAPHALKRSPFRDIGNSALSLRQHSKAVFPLHCPLPSKT; encoded by the exons ATGTCTTTCACAACGACAGTAACAGCAACAAGGAGGCCAAAACGGCAGTACCCACCAGCCCCACCGGTCCCAAAGATCCTACATTTGCCACGTAGGCCTCGCCGGAGAACACCCAAGAGCAGCGTCGCCGCCGTTCATGGAAAACCAGCCGCGCCCACTTCGGTGGAGGACAAGAAGGGCAAGCTGGTGGCTCTGTTTGACCAAGAACGAGTTTTTTCAAAAGCTGGTTTTCCAATAGTGCTTTTGGAGAGtgaggggaggagagagagggttagtgagggggaggaggaggatggGGGTGCTGACGTGGAGGTGGTGGAAGAGGAGAAGTGGAGGTTTCAGGCGGAGATGTTGAGGGCAGAGTGCAATTTGCTGAGGATGGAGAAGGAGATTGTGGTTAAGAAGATGGAGAGGATCAAAGTTAAAATGGAAAGGACTCTTAATTCAGCTGTGCACACTCTTGTTTCT GGGAGAAAGAAGATTAGTGAAGGAAGGAATGTAACTATGGTATTGGAGGAAGAGATTCAGCAATTGGTTCAGAAACTAGAGAAGTTGCAAAGGAATCTAGGAGCTAGGGGCATGGAGGTTCGGAAGTCTAGTAACTTCGACAAACAAGCTTATCTTCTTCAAAGACGGTTAGAGAAGTTTAGAGTAACATCGGATGAGATATGCGTCAAGGAGATCCAGGAGATGGCAGAAGCAAGCTTATCAATCAAAACAAGCTATAGAGGAACTGAGAACTTAGTTTCAAGTGGCAAAAGCAAT GTGGAGATTCTGAGAAGGAGAATGGAGGGGTTGTCAAATGGGATGCTATTAAAGAGGATGAAGGAGGAATATGGTTCAATGCTGTCTACAGCCAACAACTCTGTTGCCAGTTCTGCCTCCTCGTCCAAGAGAATCGAATCCACCGATTTGTCTTCTTCCTTG GAGAAAGAAACTCATGATGAGAACGTATGCTCAGGACGTTGCAAGGCCATTGTTCGAAGGATTGTAGAGCAAGTACGAGCTGAGACAGAGCAATGGTCTCAGATGCAGGAAATGCTTGGGCAGGTGAGGGAGGAGATGGAGGAATTGCAGGCCTCTCGAGACTTTTGGGAAGATCGAGCCCTAGACTCTGATTATCATATCCAATCCTTGAGCTCCTCT GTGCAAGAATGGAGGCAGAAAGCTGTTTCATCTGAAAGCAAAGCAAGGGGCTTGCAAGAACAAGTGTCATCACTCCATGCGGAGCTAAATAGCTTGAGGAAATGTGAAAACACAAAAGTAAAGAAGGAGAATTGCTCACCTAATCCCCGGGATCCGCAGAACGAAATGGAAAAACGGGTTTTGATTTGTCACTTGAAGGAAAACCATTGTACCAAAGAATACAGCAGCAAGCAAAGGGAGGTTTTACTTGAAAGTAGGAAAAAACCAGACTCATGCACCAACAGAACACCTATTGCTCCCCATGCTCTGAAAAGATCACCATTTCGAGATATTGGAAATTCCGCATTGTCATTGAGGCAACACAGCAAAGCAGTCTTCCCTTTACATTGTCCTCTACCTTCCAAGACTTAA